A DNA window from Tachysurus fulvidraco isolate hzauxx_2018 chromosome 4, HZAU_PFXX_2.0, whole genome shotgun sequence contains the following coding sequences:
- the vps26a gene encoding vacuolar protein sorting-associated protein 26A isoform X2 — MQVEKPYESYVGANVRLRYFLKVTIVRRLSDLVKEYDLIVHQLATYPDVNNSIKMEVGIEDCLHIEFEYNKSKYHLKDVIVGKIYFLLVRIKIQHMELQLIKKEMTGIGPSTTTETETVAKYEIMDGAPVKGESIPIRLFLAGYDLTATMRDVNKKFSVRYFLNLVLVDEEDRRYFKQQEIVLWRKAPEKMRKRQNFHQRYESPESRPSLSAEQPEM, encoded by the exons ATGCAGGTGGAGAAGCCGTACGAGTCCTACGTTGGAGCTAACGTGCGACTGAG gtATTTCCTCAAAGTAACCATAGTGAGGAGGCTTTCTGATTTGGTCAAGGAGTATGACCTCATTGTCCATCAGCTTGCCACCTACCCAGATGTCAACAATTCCATCAAGATGGAAGTGGGCATCGAAGACTGCCTACACATAGAGTTTGAGTACAACAAATCCAA ATACCATCTAAAGGATGTCATTGTGGGCAAAATCTACTTCCTACTGGTTCGGATCAAAATCCAACACATGGAGCTTCAGTTAATCAAGAAAGAAATGACAGGAATTG GACCGAGCACAACCACCGAGACAGAAACCGTGGCTAAGTACGAGATTATGGATGGAGCGCCTGTGAAGG GCGAGTCCATCCCCATACGCCTCTTCCTGGCTGGTTATGACCTCACAGCTACGATGAGAGACGTAAACAAGAAGTTCTCTGTGAGGTACTTCCTAAATCTGGTGCTGGTAGATGAAGAGGACAGGAGATACTTCAAACAGCAG GAGATCGTTTTGTGGCGAAAAGCCCCCGAGAAGATGAGAAAACGCCAAAACTTCCACCAGCGTTACGAGTCCCCCGAGTCACGGCCGAGCCTCTCTGCTGAACAGCCTGAAATGTGA